A part of Thermococcus sp. SY098 genomic DNA contains:
- a CDS encoding PPC domain-containing DNA-binding protein, with the protein MRFSRGRNFMFRIPEGEEFLTFINKFAEKNNVLIGTVSAIGTLRNPKIGYFEEEKGKYKVIELSGTYELLSALGNISLKDGRPFAHIHVALGDKEGKVWGGHLIEGEVFVAEVIIHELLGEPLERKLQKNGLALWDAEKI; encoded by the coding sequence ATGAGATTCTCAAGAGGAAGAAACTTTATGTTTAGAATCCCAGAAGGAGAAGAGTTCCTAACATTCATTAACAAATTCGCAGAAAAAAACAACGTTCTTATCGGAACCGTGAGTGCAATTGGGACACTAAGAAACCCGAAAATCGGGTATTTTGAAGAGGAAAAGGGCAAATATAAGGTAATTGAGTTAAGCGGTACTTATGAGCTCCTTTCTGCGCTGGGCAACATCAGCCTGAAAGATGGGAGGCCTTTTGCCCATATCCATGTAGCTTTAGGAGACAAAGAAGGGAAGGTATGGGGTGGCCACTTAATTGAAGGAGAAGTATTTGTCGCTGAAGTCATCATTCACGAACTGCTCGGAGAACCCCTGGAAAGAAAGCTTCAAAAGAATGGATTAGCACTTTGGGATGCAGAAAAAATTTAA
- a CDS encoding DUF998 domain-containing protein has translation MRRSQQLAGLCAPLIGLGGIFTAIVIHRSWWSITNNAISDLGKVGLPYNWVMNVPLIVAAILGIYYALGLFKKAKHPTMKLGIWIFILGLIFLAGIGIFPEGTSLHYYVSWGFFITASFGMLVAGVGLYLGGEKQLGMITAIIFVLSWILGLWAMKVFRGVAVSEFIGIFGIMGWHYMVLAKILKEEKKV, from the coding sequence ATGAGAAGAAGCCAACAACTGGCTGGTCTCTGTGCACCGTTGATCGGATTAGGTGGGATATTCACAGCAATAGTCATACATCGCTCTTGGTGGAGCATCACAAATAATGCTATAAGCGATCTCGGAAAAGTTGGTCTGCCTTATAACTGGGTGATGAATGTTCCACTTATAGTTGCGGCGATTTTGGGTATCTATTATGCTTTAGGGCTTTTCAAGAAGGCAAAACACCCTACAATGAAGCTTGGAATCTGGATTTTTATCCTTGGCTTGATATTCCTGGCGGGAATTGGAATTTTTCCTGAAGGGACTTCCCTTCACTACTATGTCAGCTGGGGTTTCTTCATTACGGCAAGTTTTGGGATGCTGGTGGCTGGGGTTGGGTTATATCTTGGAGGAGAGAAACAACTTGGGATGATAACTGCCATAATATTCGTTCTCAGCTGGATCCTTGGTCTTTGGGCAATGAAAGTCTTTAGAGGAGTGGCAGTTTCAGAGTTCATAGGCATCTTTGGGATAATGGGATGGCATTACATGGTACTTGCAAAAATCTTAAAGGAAGAGAAGAAAGTATGA
- a CDS encoding antibiotic biosynthesis monooxygenase, which yields MRLWHGKVPIAKADEYEKFLIERAVPDYSSVDGLIKLYFTRRDEEEVAHFLLVTIWDSMESIKKFAGENPELAKYYPEDDDFLLEKEKYVQQYRVFYEK from the coding sequence ATGAGGTTGTGGCATGGAAAAGTTCCAATTGCAAAAGCTGACGAATATGAGAAGTTTTTGATTGAAAGAGCGGTACCAGATTATAGCTCTGTTGATGGTTTGATAAAACTTTATTTCACGCGGAGAGATGAAGAAGAGGTGGCACATTTCCTTCTCGTAACCATCTGGGACTCAATGGAGTCAATTAAAAAGTTCGCGGGCGAAAATCCTGAACTCGCAAAGTACTATCCGGAAGACGACGACTTTCTACTGGAAAAGGAGAAATACGTTCAGCAGTATAGGGTGTTTTATGAGAAGTAG